The genomic region ttctaCATGGaacataatgaaaatatcacatttattagaggcaaaatattcatgtttgactgccaaaaatggttcTTTAATAACATGAGCGGTTTATTATCAAAATTAAACCAATCAAAGAAATAAAGATCATAAATGCACAAACAAAAGATCGTCTCTGAAGTTGGTGCtagtagtaaaataaaaaataaaaaatgaagaaaaatcacAAGTAAGTGGTGGTTCGTTAGGAGTACAAATTTAATGCTTGATGATGAATAAGTGGACACGCGAACGTACACGAAAAGCTCTCAGTGCAAGTCAAcaacatgaaatgaaatgaaatgactgcggcggataaaaaaataaactatagCGCGACCAGAGCGGGTCGGACGGACGAGGCATCCAATAAATTACATCCGATTGGCGggctgaaaaaaagaaaagaaaggaccgtcgagatgatgacatcatcgaaaaagaaaagaactaaAGTGCATTGTGGGAGTCGGTCAGCAGCACCGCGATACATtcaccaaataaataaacacgacTTCAAGATCAAATCAATTATGGCAGACAGTTTGCCATTAAAcgctcaaatttaaaaaaaaaaaaagatccaggcCCGATAAGGCGGAGCCTGCGTCCAAGGTCATCGAATAATTTCTGAGGATAATCTTTTGATAATCGGGTTTTTGGTGTATTATCTTTTGGATGAAAACTGATCACTCTTATCACACACCACCAAATAATTTCTGAGGATCTTTTGATAATCGGGTTTTTGGTGTAATGAATTGGAAAGGTGGACATTTTCAAATCAAGGGTGAGTATCACACACCACATTGTAAAACTGATCATTCTTATCACACCCCACACCACACCATCCTTTTTAAGGATAATCTTTTGATAATCGGTTTTTGGTGTAATTAGTTGAAAAGGACGACACATTTTAAATCAAGCCTGAGTATCACACACCACATTGTAATTACTCAGATAatcttttggatgaaaatgaTCAGTCATATCGCACCCCACACCACCGAATGATTTCTGAGGATAATCGTTTGATAATCGGGTTTTTGATGTCATGAATTGGAAAGGAgaacacattttcaaatcaagcCTGCGTATCAAAAGTGGGTCTCCGacatcaaaaatgtaaaaaaaaaagatcatttcaATTCCGATATTTTGCGATCGGAAATACTCATTTCCGATTGTGGACCCGATCTGTTTCCCTTGCAACAGATCCTAAACCACCTTTCAGGATCCTATTTCAGTGACACTGGATAATCGGGCCTTTTGCCCTTGATGGACGTCAAGCGGTAAAATCGGGGCCCGGTTCGCGCGCGTCTCGGCCCGTGCGCGCCCGGACCGCATCAGTCCGGAGTCGGTGCGGATCGGCTCCGCCTGCGCTTCTTGTCGCCGTCCCTGCGCCGGCCCAgccgggccttttttttcctcttgagcGGCTGGTCCTTGTAGGCCAGCTCCTTGTTGGTCTCCTGCGGAAGCACGGGGCCCTGACGCTCCGCCCCCGACCTGTGGGGGAGGTCCTTGCTGGCCTCGGGCGGCTTCTGCTGGCGGAGGAGCTCGTTGCCGCCCAAGCCGGGCCAAGTCCTGGCGtgcgccgccgctgccgccgccgcgtcGTCGTCGTTGGCCGTGTGCACCTCCTCCAGGAGCTCCTGCAGCCACAGGCGGCGCTTCAGCTCCTGCATGCTCCGCCCCTTGTCGTGCATCAGCTGGGCGTGGCTCACCGAGCGCCGCCTGCCGGCAGAGGGCGCCGTTGAGTCAACGTGGAAATGGACAAAACGTTACAGCGTTCATTTTTAACCGGCTGCTGTAGTCGCGAAGTTGtcgggagaccagaggaaggatcaaaggaagggaaaaaaaagatggcgcAAAGTGGAATCCAGCGGCAACCGCCCACAGGGTTACTAAATCTTTCACCAACGCCAAAAAACTTCCATCAGATTAAGGGAGATCtcgagagaccagaggaaaaactaaagaaaggaaggaagggtaGATAGATGTGCTTGCTCTCATGCTAGCATCATGCACCGGTGCTCGGAATGTCAAGtcgacattaaaaataaaagtcaagtcGTCTTTCTGTGACGTGCGCGCACTCACAGTCGacgacgaggcgctctaaaaatAGACACTCCAGCAGGTTATCAGAtgcttttctttgttgttgttgtcgatgCTACAAAGGCAAAAAttcttaaataaataatcaggGAGGGTTGACGAAAAAGTCATGTGATGCCATTTTAGCCACGCCCCAAAAACACTCGAGAGAACTGAAATTGTGAGTacgattctcttttttttttttttttgcacgtttcCAGacattaacttcaaacttgagctgtcaaacgatgacattttttttttgatcagatatccttttttttttaatcagtatccttttaatatttaaaaaaaacaacaaccctaaTCTCTATAAAGCTCGTACAGATAGTAAAAATCATTGTATAGAAAaagaagtaaaagtaaaaatgtaagTGTATCCACAgtttaattgaattgaaaatgtTACGTTCATTTAC from Festucalex cinctus isolate MCC-2025b chromosome 3, RoL_Fcin_1.0, whole genome shotgun sequence harbors:
- the pthlhb gene encoding parathyroid hormone-like hormone b, which translates into the protein MCSVVVLHQWSLAVFLLCSPVTPYGRPADALGSRMRRSVSHAQLMHDKGRSMQELKRRLWLQELLEEVHTANDDDAAAAAAAHARTWPGLGGNELLRQQKPPEASKDLPHRSGAERQGPVLPQETNKELAYKDQPLKRKKKARLGRRRDGDKKRRRSRSAPTPD